The genomic region TCGGGCGACGTTTCGTCCGGATCTCACGGCCGTGGGTTGCTGCTCGGATCGATATTGGCGGGATGTGTCAACAGATGCGTACTCCGGATCTGGGAGGTCGCGTTCTATCGAATCTTCTCGCCAACGGTGGCGTTGCCGTGGGTCGTCAGCAGGTCTGCCTCCTCGCCGGCCGCGAGGACCATCCCGTTCGACTCGACGCCGAACAGCTCGGCGGGCTCCATGTTCGCGAGCAGGATGCACTTTTCGCCGGGCAGCTCATCTAGGTCGTGGAGCTGCTTGATGCCGGCGACGACCTGGCGGGTCTCGAAGCCGATGTCAACCTCGAGTCGGGCGAGATCGTCGGCGCCGTCGATACCTTCTGCGACCTCGATCCGGCCCACGCGGATGTCGACGTTCTGGAACTCCTCGAAGCCGATTCGGTCCTCGAGTAGGGGTTCGAGGTCAGCTGGTTCTGCCATGTCCGTGGCTTCGTCCGCCTCGGCGTCGTCGCTTTCGGTTTCCTCGTCGGCGTCGTCGGCGTCGCCGTCTTCTTGGCCCGCGTCCTCCCCGTCAGCAGCAGCCGCGACGCGCTCTGCTAACTTCTCGTTTAATTCGTCGACGCGGTCGTCCTCGATCTTCTCGAAGAGTTCGCCCGGCTCGTCGAAGCGCCCCGGCGGCGCCGTCAGGGCGTCCTCGATGTGGGCGTCTGCGATCGCTCCCTCCTCGCCGATCTGCTCCCAGAGGGCCTGGGATTTGTCGGGTGTGATCGGAGACATGAGGACGGCGACGGCTTTCGCAATCTGGACGCAGTCGCGGATGACCTGGGCCGCTTCGTCGGGCGAGTCGTCGGTGAGCTTCCAGGGCTCGTTGCGCTGGATGTACTCGTTGCCGAACTGCGCGAGGCGAGTGGCGGCCTGGCCAATCCCCCGAAGGTCGTAGTCGTTGACCGCCTCTCGGACCTCGCCGATGGCGCCCTCGATTCGGTCTTCGACGTCCGCAGAGACCTCGACGTCTGGTGTCCCCTCGTAGTTTCGGTAGGCAAAGAGCAGTGAGCGGTACCAGAAGTTGCCGACGGTACCCACGAGCTCGCCGTTTACCTTCTCCTGGAAGGCGTCCCAGGAGAAGTCGACGTCCTGCTGGAGGCCCCCTGTCGTCGTCAGGTAGTACCGCAGCAGGTCGGGATGGAACCCCTCGTCGACGTACTCACGGGCCCAGATCGCGCGGTTGCGGCTCGTCGAGAGTCCCTTCCCGTTGATGGTGATGAAGCCGGTCGCCGCGATGGCTCGCGGAGCGTTGTAGCCAGCTCCCTCCAACATCGCGGGCCAGAAGATCGCGTGGTGCTGAATGATGTCGCGGCCGATAACGTGGACGATCTCCCCATCGTCCGTCCACACCCGTTCCCAGTCGTACTCGTCGCTGCCGA from Halobacteria archaeon AArc-dxtr1 harbors:
- the metG gene encoding methionine--tRNA ligase, with the protein product MSHDDFPTDRPAVVTCGLPYANGDLHIGHLRGYIGADAFSRALETLGQQTAYVCGSDMHGTPVAVNAEEQGVDPEAFALEWHEQYEETFPQFNVEFDNYGHTHDETNTELTKEIVRTLDEAGHIYEKEIQVAYDPEADQYLPDRYVVGTCPYCGEKARGDECDEGCQRHLEPGDVEDPTSSITGNPAEYRERSHKFFQVSEFSDYLTEFLDDLEGTSNARNQPRQWIEDGLQDWCITRDMDWGIDYPTAEGEAESDLVLYVWVDAPIEYIGSTKQYSDRVGSDEYDWERVWTDDGEIVHVIGRDIIQHHAIFWPAMLEGAGYNAPRAIAATGFITINGKGLSTSRNRAIWAREYVDEGFHPDLLRYYLTTTGGLQQDVDFSWDAFQEKVNGELVGTVGNFWYRSLLFAYRNYEGTPDVEVSADVEDRIEGAIGEVREAVNDYDLRGIGQAATRLAQFGNEYIQRNEPWKLTDDSPDEAAQVIRDCVQIAKAVAVLMSPITPDKSQALWEQIGEEGAIADAHIEDALTAPPGRFDEPGELFEKIEDDRVDELNEKLAERVAAAADGEDAGQEDGDADDADEETESDDAEADEATDMAEPADLEPLLEDRIGFEEFQNVDIRVGRIEVAEGIDGADDLARLEVDIGFETRQVVAGIKQLHDLDELPGEKCILLANMEPAELFGVESNGMVLAAGEEADLLTTHGNATVGEKIR